A stretch of the Haliaeetus albicilla chromosome 17, bHalAlb1.1, whole genome shotgun sequence genome encodes the following:
- the LOC138689591 gene encoding coiled-coil domain-containing protein 162-like gives MIDLQKKFGSTKNNGDLKGHLSKQEQLQLLRDENIRLSKPVCKLKTLNCWKQTTRKTQLSAKLRDAEKEALQNKKERPNAKMMAEHEVTSFQGQLTSVRKALAKSQADNDKLKSELRKQKQMLLEVVQRQTEVTSIQCDES, from the exons ATGATTGATCTGCAGAAAAAGTTTGGCTCCACTAAAAATAATGGTGACTTGAAAGGACATTTGTCTAAA CAGGaacagctgcagctcttgcgGGATGAAAACATCAGGCTAAGCAAGCCGGTGTGTAAGCTAAAGACTCTGAACTGTTGGAAGCAAACCACTCGGAAGACACAGCTCTCTGCAAAGCTTAGAGATGCTGAGAAG GAagctcttcaaaacaaaaaagagcgTCCGAATGCTAAGATGATGGCAGAACACGAGGTGACTTCATTTCAGGGGCAGCTCACGTCTGTAAGGAAAGCTCTTGCAAAATCTCAAGCAGACAACGACAAGCTAAAGAGCGAGCTCCGTAAACAG AAACAAATGCTGTTGGAAGTAGTACAGAGGCAGACAGAAGTGACAAGTATTCAGTGTgatgagagctga